From a region of the Listeria monocytogenes ATCC 19117 genome:
- a CDS encoding CtsR family transcriptional regulator gives MKNISDVIEAYLKQVLESSEAVEIKRSEIADKFECVPSQINYVINTRFTMERGYIVESKRGGGGYIRIIKVKMNDKLQLLEAIISMVHDKKVSQSFSEDVILRLLEEEVITKKEARLMVAALDREVLILPLPDRDILRSRILEAMLVALKYD, from the coding sequence ATGAAAAACATTTCTGATGTTATAGAAGCTTATTTGAAACAAGTATTGGAATCAAGTGAAGCAGTCGAAATTAAAAGAAGTGAAATTGCAGATAAGTTTGAATGTGTACCTTCACAAATTAATTATGTAATAAACACTAGATTTACAATGGAACGAGGGTATATCGTTGAAAGTAAACGTGGTGGTGGTGGCTATATTAGGATTATTAAAGTGAAAATGAATGATAAACTTCAATTGTTAGAAGCAATCATTTCAATGGTTCATGATAAAAAGGTCTCTCAATCATTTTCTGAAGATGTTATTTTGAGATTGCTTGAAGAAGAAGTAATAACGAAGAAAGAAGCAAGATTAATGGTGGCGGCATTGGACAGGGAAGTTTTAATTTTACCTTTACCCGATAGAGATATTTTGAGAAGTAGGATTTTAGAGGCGATGTTAGTTGCTTTGAAATATGATTAA
- a CDS encoding UvrB/UvrC motif-containing protein: MICQRCGENKAVIALQQLNELGKVESLYLCENCATDEALSSEKDLVKAMDTFSEVALDFLTLLQKEENAQKEVVCENCHLSFEEFLKTNRVGCPECYSAFEAQLVPIIGRVQNGYKKHVGKVPAEVERAEGVQNEISRLQEKLAQLVENEEFEEAAVVRDEIKALKAGGEDK; encoded by the coding sequence ATGATTTGTCAAAGATGTGGAGAAAATAAAGCAGTTATTGCCTTGCAACAATTAAATGAGCTTGGGAAAGTGGAGTCATTGTACCTATGTGAGAATTGTGCTACGGACGAAGCTCTCTCTTCGGAAAAAGATTTGGTTAAAGCGATGGATACTTTTAGTGAGGTTGCTCTTGACTTCTTAACGCTTTTGCAAAAAGAAGAAAATGCGCAGAAAGAGGTTGTTTGTGAGAATTGCCATCTTAGTTTTGAAGAGTTTTTAAAGACTAATCGAGTTGGGTGCCCGGAGTGTTATTCGGCTTTTGAGGCACAGTTAGTACCGATTATTGGTCGAGTGCAAAATGGATATAAAAAACATGTTGGTAAGGTTCCTGCAGAAGTTGAACGTGCGGAAGGTGTTCAAAATGAAATTAGTCGCTTACAAGAAAAGCTAGCACAGCTAGTTGAAAATGAGGAGTTTGAGGAAGCTGCTGTTGTCCGTGATGAAATCAAGGCTTTGAAAGCTGGAGGTGAGGATAAATGA
- a CDS encoding protein arginine kinase yields the protein MNVFEPRLSSWLENAGDDDDVVLSSRIRLARNLKDEQFPVYEQKEEIVDNIAEVFDDNFTLIKMNQISLLQKALLVEKHLISPYMMNKSEYGAVLLNEEENVSIMLNEEDHLRIQCMTPGLRLFDALEAALQIDGYVEEKLSYAFDKEFGYLTSCVTNIGTGMRASVMVHLPGLVTTKRIKSVIEAIRSLGFVVRGIYGEGSMPASNIFQVSNQVTLGKTETEIVEDLTQVIEQIIMQERVARTTLKQKFHIALEDRVFRSYGLLMNCRIISMKEASDAISDIRLGVELGFFEHISRQKMNELVLFSQPAFLRREAGRDMDELEEKVIRAKVIREILGDK from the coding sequence ATGAATGTATTTGAACCGCGGCTGAGTTCTTGGTTAGAAAATGCTGGTGATGACGATGATGTTGTTTTAAGCTCACGTATTAGGCTTGCTAGGAATTTGAAGGATGAACAGTTTCCAGTTTATGAGCAGAAGGAAGAGATTGTTGATAATATTGCCGAAGTTTTTGATGATAATTTTACTTTGATTAAAATGAATCAAATTTCTTTGTTACAAAAGGCGCTTTTGGTGGAAAAACATTTAATTAGTCCTTATATGATGAATAAAAGTGAATATGGTGCGGTTCTTTTAAATGAGGAAGAAAATGTGAGTATTATGTTGAATGAGGAAGATCATTTGCGGATACAGTGCATGACGCCGGGTTTGAGATTATTTGATGCGTTAGAGGCAGCGTTGCAAATTGATGGTTATGTGGAAGAGAAGCTTAGTTATGCTTTTGATAAAGAGTTTGGATATTTGACGAGTTGTGTGACTAATATCGGGACTGGTATGCGCGCTTCAGTAATGGTGCATTTACCGGGACTCGTGACAACAAAAAGGATTAAAAGTGTGATTGAAGCGATTAGGAGCCTAGGTTTTGTGGTAAGAGGTATATACGGAGAAGGTAGCATGCCTGCAAGTAATATTTTCCAGGTCTCAAATCAAGTAACTCTCGGTAAAACGGAAACAGAAATTGTGGAAGATTTAACGCAAGTCATTGAACAAATTATCATGCAAGAGCGTGTTGCTAGAACTACATTAAAGCAAAAATTTCATATTGCACTTGAGGATAGAGTTTTTAGATCATATGGTTTATTGATGAATTGTCGAATTATTTCTATGAAAGAAGCTTCAGATGCTATATCGGATATACGGCTTGGTGTAGAATTAGGATTTTTCGAGCATATTTCTCGCCAAAAAATGAATGAATTGGTACTATTCTCGCAACCAGCTTTTTTGAGAAGAGAAGCAGGACGAGATATGGATGAATTAGAAGAGAAAGTAATACGGGCCAAAGTGATTCGCGAGATTTTGGGCGATAAATGA